The Marinobacter subterrani genome has a segment encoding these proteins:
- a CDS encoding isocitrate/isopropylmalate family dehydrogenase → MGSKIKVRSPLVILHGDEMAQVAFQHILEKFVATRLEIQLEEIDLSAENRLLTNGQVVIDAIDALQRHGVGVKNAGMTVNRQQLEDLLQKHPDVDGNNLHPLATKSPNGAIRKGISGNITREDIQFRNLNIRRPDWVGRDIDVDTMELGGIKDSFNQLSLATGVVKLMFVGSSGNPVELHRREIRKGDPWLLATNDIEDVKAWAHRFFQRAIAEKRDVYLGLKDTVIPGYDGAMRSVIEDIYHSDYQQQIADLGLNYYYELIDAQAARIVSSPPERALWGVPDNTTGRKLFKLVNQLKAFGIPSRGAHVSISRMSAGGGDQYGSFNMAAQEDGILKVIVDGDEKHARRVRKGDPMLLMSNDREAIKDWVLQVFRDASRKDKEVYFGLKREYMEYDEVYSDVITEVRRELASEHTPPPSFMIMRPSSQLKKMITDPPRNALYPSQNLDGDIFSDISAALGGSLATASSIIESKDGTMLFEAPHGTAHDLYLKYLESDGEVAHFNPSALIFALANALETLGEREGNELLCQYAVQLKAALTDTVDRGIVTVDLQGKTIDPDSERVVDMIEFLEAVQKALG, encoded by the coding sequence ATGGGCAGCAAGATCAAGGTAAGGTCGCCTCTGGTCATCCTCCACGGGGATGAAATGGCGCAGGTCGCGTTCCAGCATATTCTCGAGAAGTTCGTAGCAACGCGCCTGGAGATCCAGCTGGAGGAAATTGATCTCTCTGCGGAAAACCGCCTGCTGACCAATGGCCAGGTTGTGATTGATGCCATCGATGCGCTACAGCGCCATGGTGTTGGCGTGAAAAACGCGGGTATGACCGTAAACCGGCAGCAATTGGAGGACTTGCTCCAGAAGCACCCGGATGTGGACGGCAACAACCTGCACCCGCTGGCGACCAAGTCTCCGAACGGCGCGATTCGCAAGGGCATCAGCGGCAACATCACTCGGGAAGACATCCAGTTCCGGAACCTCAATATCCGCCGGCCGGATTGGGTGGGGCGCGATATTGACGTCGACACCATGGAGCTTGGCGGCATCAAGGACAGCTTCAACCAGCTGTCCCTGGCAACCGGCGTAGTCAAACTGATGTTCGTGGGTAGCAGTGGGAACCCGGTGGAGTTGCATCGCCGTGAGATCCGCAAAGGCGATCCCTGGTTGCTGGCGACTAATGACATAGAGGATGTTAAAGCCTGGGCCCACCGCTTTTTCCAGCGGGCCATCGCGGAAAAACGGGATGTGTACCTCGGCCTGAAAGATACCGTGATCCCCGGCTACGACGGCGCCATGCGCTCGGTGATCGAGGACATCTATCACAGCGACTACCAGCAGCAGATCGCGGATCTGGGGCTGAATTATTACTACGAGCTGATCGATGCCCAGGCGGCGCGGATTGTTTCCAGCCCGCCGGAGCGGGCGCTCTGGGGTGTTCCTGACAACACCACCGGGCGCAAACTGTTCAAACTGGTGAATCAGCTCAAGGCCTTCGGCATTCCCAGCCGGGGTGCCCACGTGTCCATCTCTCGCATGAGTGCCGGTGGCGGCGACCAGTACGGCAGCTTCAATATGGCCGCCCAGGAGGATGGCATTCTCAAGGTCATCGTCGACGGTGACGAAAAGCATGCCCGCCGGGTCAGAAAAGGCGACCCCATGCTGCTCATGTCCAATGACCGGGAAGCCATCAAGGACTGGGTTCTGCAGGTGTTCCGCGATGCCTCGCGCAAGGACAAAGAGGTGTATTTCGGCCTCAAACGCGAGTACATGGAGTATGACGAAGTCTACAGCGATGTGATCACCGAGGTGCGCAGAGAGCTGGCGAGCGAACACACGCCGCCACCGTCGTTCATGATCATGCGGCCGTCAAGCCAGCTCAAGAAGATGATCACAGATCCACCCAGAAACGCCCTGTATCCCTCCCAGAATCTGGATGGAGACATCTTCTCGGACATATCAGCCGCACTCGGTGGCAGCCTGGCAACCGCCAGTTCGATTATCGAGAGCAAGGACGGCACCATGCTGTTCGAAGCGCCCCACGGTACCGCTCATGATCTCTACCTCAAGTATCTGGAGAGCGATGGCGAGGTAGCGCATTTCAATCCCTCAGCGCTGATCTTCGCACTGGCGAACGCCCTGGAAACCCTGGGCGAACGGGAAGGCAATGAACTCCTGTGCCAATACGCCGTGCAACTCAAGGCGGCACTGACCGACACAGTCGACCGTGGCATTGTCACAGTGGACCTCCAAGGCAAAACCATTGATCCGGATTCGGAGCGAGTCGTAGATATGATTGAATTTCTCGAGGCTGTGCAGAAGGCTCTCGGGTAG
- a CDS encoding ACT domain-containing protein — translation MMRSQFLQDLIKQLSPKLDSTTYVYCTVPKAKYGELEHLKPLVSIAELEGLTLVIPLEQAKAEGLDYYRIFRRITLEGHSSLEALGLTSVVTSLLAERGITTNVIAGFYHDHMFVPSDRSDEAMKALKELASNPSG, via the coding sequence ATGATGCGTTCACAGTTTCTCCAGGATTTGATCAAGCAGCTCTCACCAAAACTGGATTCGACGACCTACGTCTACTGCACAGTGCCCAAGGCAAAGTACGGCGAGTTGGAACACCTCAAGCCCCTTGTCAGCATTGCCGAACTGGAAGGCCTGACACTGGTCATTCCCCTAGAGCAGGCCAAAGCCGAAGGCCTCGACTACTACAGAATCTTCCGCCGCATCACGCTCGAAGGCCACTCCAGTCTTGAAGCCCTGGGGCTCACATCCGTGGTAACGAGCCTGCTTGCCGAACGGGGCATTACCACCAACGTTATCGCCGGGTTTTATCACGACCACATGTTTGTACCCAGCGATCGAAGCGATGAGGCCATGAAAGCGCTGAAGGAGCTGGCCAGTAATCCCAGTGGTTAA
- a CDS encoding AraC family transcriptional regulator → MTATIPEISGNLTLNLQQQLARVARQWTTYQGIQGSAIDGVELVRCDEPSSCGSSVYEPSLCFVIQGTKTIQLGDREITYRPLTYLASSVHLPVLGRIVDASEEQPYLAAKLKVDPQEVAELVLELGDKAPPLHPNESCPEIQCGLCVSSMDEQMQSALYRLLRLLDSPSDIPILAPLARREIIYRALVGEMGSRMRKFAAVDSQAHRISTVISALKDHYAAPLRISELAEAANMSESTLYHSFKQVTRMSPLQFQKKLRLHEARRLMLIEGLEAATASYRVGYESPSHFSREYSRMFGAPPKADVTLLRGARETAESV, encoded by the coding sequence ATGACAGCCACCATTCCCGAGATTTCAGGAAATCTCACACTCAACCTGCAGCAACAGCTCGCCAGGGTAGCCCGCCAATGGACGACGTATCAGGGTATTCAGGGCTCTGCCATTGATGGAGTGGAATTGGTTCGTTGTGACGAGCCGTCCAGTTGTGGCTCAAGTGTCTATGAACCGTCACTGTGCTTTGTGATCCAGGGCACCAAAACTATTCAGTTAGGTGACCGCGAAATCACCTACCGTCCCCTCACCTATCTGGCCAGTTCGGTCCATTTGCCGGTACTGGGGCGTATCGTTGATGCCTCGGAGGAGCAACCTTACCTGGCCGCAAAGTTAAAGGTGGATCCGCAGGAGGTTGCAGAGCTGGTGCTGGAGCTGGGGGACAAAGCACCGCCGCTGCACCCGAATGAATCCTGCCCGGAAATTCAGTGTGGCCTATGCGTGTCATCGATGGATGAACAGATGCAGAGTGCGCTTTACCGGCTCTTGCGTCTGCTGGACTCACCCAGTGACATTCCCATCCTGGCGCCCCTGGCTCGAAGGGAAATCATCTATCGTGCACTTGTGGGTGAAATGGGGTCACGGATGCGCAAGTTTGCCGCTGTCGACTCACAGGCACACCGCATTTCCACAGTCATCTCGGCACTGAAGGATCATTATGCGGCCCCCTTACGAATAAGCGAGCTGGCGGAAGCCGCCAACATGAGCGAGTCAACCCTGTACCACAGTTTCAAACAGGTTACCCGCATGTCACCGCTGCAATTCCAAAAGAAGTTGCGGCTGCATGAGGCCCGGCGGCTAATGCTGATCGAGGGGCTTGAGGCTGCAACTGCAAGCTATCGGGTGGGTTACGAGAGTCCGTCGCATTTCAGCCGCGAATACAGCCGCATGTTTGGCGCTCCGCCTAAGGCGGACGTAACACTGCTTCGGGGTGCGAGGGAAACGGCGGAGTCTGTTTAG
- a CDS encoding efflux RND transporter periplasmic adaptor subunit: MENPAVKKYSDYGPVAGLAIALTVLLTGCEAQSDEAMAMPPPPEVDVAEVLEEPVTLWESFTGRVESPATVELRPRVTGYITEVAFEEGEVVTAGDLLFQIDPRPYKAREQAARAELALASSQLELARSEAGRAQTLLESRAISREEYDQRNAALMSARAQVQAAQAALDTAELDLQYTRVTAPVSGRAGRALVTRGNLANANRSLLTTVVSVDPMHVYFEAAEKFSASSQELLEDGRIRNLRISLGDESGRQYQGKLDFIDNHVNPGTGTLQYRAVLDNPGGMIRPGQFARVEMPVAQLDRALLVKRNAVLADQDRRYVYVVNDNNRVAPRHVATGRPVGDLVVIREGLNRGDLVVINGVQKVFGAGMEVKPQLVAMKESGQDAHSVAMAREAAQ; this comes from the coding sequence ATGGAAAATCCGGCGGTAAAAAAATACAGCGATTATGGTCCGGTGGCGGGCCTGGCCATTGCATTGACCGTTTTGTTGACTGGCTGTGAGGCACAAAGCGATGAGGCGATGGCCATGCCTCCGCCACCGGAGGTGGATGTGGCCGAAGTCCTTGAGGAACCGGTCACCCTATGGGAATCCTTTACCGGCCGGGTGGAGTCGCCGGCAACCGTCGAGCTGCGCCCCCGCGTCACTGGATACATTACCGAAGTGGCTTTTGAAGAGGGTGAGGTGGTAACGGCTGGAGACCTGCTGTTCCAGATTGACCCCCGACCGTACAAGGCCAGGGAGCAGGCAGCCCGTGCGGAACTGGCGCTGGCCAGTAGTCAGTTGGAACTGGCCCGCAGTGAAGCTGGCAGGGCACAGACATTGCTGGAAAGCCGGGCGATTTCCCGCGAAGAATACGACCAGCGCAATGCCGCACTAATGAGTGCCCGCGCCCAGGTGCAGGCAGCCCAAGCAGCATTGGATACTGCCGAGCTGGATCTTCAGTACACTCGGGTGACCGCGCCGGTCAGCGGCCGTGCCGGCCGTGCACTGGTAACTCGCGGCAACCTCGCGAATGCGAACCGGAGCCTTCTGACTACCGTAGTATCGGTAGACCCGATGCACGTCTATTTCGAAGCAGCTGAGAAATTCTCGGCCAGCAGCCAGGAACTTCTGGAGGATGGTCGTATCCGTAATCTGCGCATATCGCTCGGGGACGAAAGCGGCCGTCAATACCAGGGCAAACTGGACTTCATCGACAACCACGTGAACCCGGGAACCGGAACCCTACAGTACCGTGCAGTGCTCGATAATCCGGGCGGTATGATCAGGCCCGGCCAGTTTGCCCGTGTGGAAATGCCGGTGGCACAACTGGACAGGGCGCTTCTCGTGAAGCGCAATGCCGTGTTGGCGGATCAGGATCGCCGATATGTTTACGTAGTGAATGACAACAATCGAGTTGCGCCCCGGCACGTTGCCACTGGGCGCCCGGTTGGCGATCTGGTGGTGATCCGTGAAGGTCTCAACCGGGGCGATCTGGTTGTGATTAACGGTGTCCAGAAGGTGTTTGGTGCGGGCATGGAGGTCAAGCCACAGCTGGTTGCCATGAAGGAATCCGGCCAGGATGCTCACTCGGTTGCCATGGCTCGGGAGGCAGCACAATGA
- a CDS encoding efflux RND transporter permease subunit, with protein sequence MNISRFFVDRPIFAAVLSIIIFAIGLISIPNLPVSEYPEVVPPSVVVRTVYPGANPKEIAETVATPLEESISGVEDMMYFKSVAGSDGVLQMTVTFRPGTDAEEATVRVQNRVSQALARLPEEVRRQGVTTQKQSPTFLMVVHLTSPNGTYDTLYLRNYARLHVRDRLARIRGVGDAQIFGGGDYAMRAWLDPERIAARGLTAGDVVRAMREQNVQVSAGQIGAEPVPDGDFLTLINARGRLETVEEFGDIVLKRGSNGEILRLEDVARLEMGAGNYTLRSQLDGKDAVAIGIFQAPEANALEIRDEVIATMDELAARFPNDVKYEAVYDTTIFVSDSIQAVIATLLEAVLLVVLVVTLFLQTWRASIIPLLAVPVSVIGTFGALYLLGYSINTLTLFGLVLAIGIVVDDAIVVVENVERNIEDGRTPLAAAHQAMKEVSGPIIAIGLVLCAVFIPMAFLSGVTGQFYRQFAVTIAISTVISTINSLTLSPALAAMLLKSHEAPKDRLQRVIDALFGWIFRPFNRFFNASAEKYQGGVSRSLRRRGAVFVVYALLLAGTGLMFKVVPPGFIPVQDKLYLMAGVKLPEGASLERTDQLLQKVTDIAMATDGVANAVAFPGLNALQFTNTSNTGVVFFPLKPFDERNLSAGEINAQINQKISALKEGFAFSFMPPPILGLGNGSGYQLFIEDRANLGYGALQNAVNQFQGAISQTPGMGYPISSYQANVPQLDVEVDRLKAKAQGVPLTELFYTLQTYLGSTYVNDFNRFGRTWQVIAQADAPYRDSVEDIARLRTRNNQGEMVPIGSMVDIRQSFGPDPVLRYNGYPAADIAGEADPRILSSAQAMDILTALAEETLPVGMDFEWTDLSYQQANQSNAALVVFPLAILLVFLVLAALYESWTLPLAVILIVPMCMLSALIGVWFGGGDNNIFVQVGLVVLIGLACKNAILIVEFARELELQGRGVVEAALEACRLRLRPIIMTSITFTAAVVPLVLATGAGAEVRQALGTAVFAGMVGVTLFGLFLTPVFYVALRKLSGSHRLKSHHTSTLTCDDTPNSDALPGGSHA encoded by the coding sequence ATGAACATCTCCCGATTTTTTGTGGACCGGCCGATCTTCGCGGCTGTTCTGTCCATTATCATTTTCGCCATCGGGCTTATATCCATTCCTAATTTGCCGGTGAGTGAATACCCGGAAGTGGTGCCGCCGTCTGTGGTCGTGCGTACCGTGTACCCGGGCGCCAACCCCAAGGAAATCGCGGAAACCGTGGCAACGCCGCTGGAAGAATCCATCAGTGGCGTTGAAGACATGATGTATTTCAAGTCCGTTGCCGGCTCCGACGGCGTGCTCCAGATGACGGTAACCTTCCGCCCCGGCACCGACGCCGAAGAAGCCACCGTGCGGGTACAGAACCGCGTGAGTCAGGCGCTGGCCCGACTACCGGAGGAGGTTCGACGCCAGGGCGTGACCACCCAGAAGCAGTCGCCAACCTTTCTTATGGTGGTTCACCTGACATCGCCAAACGGCACCTACGACACACTCTACTTGCGTAACTATGCCCGCCTGCATGTTCGCGACCGCCTGGCCCGTATCCGTGGGGTAGGGGATGCGCAGATTTTCGGTGGGGGAGACTATGCCATGCGGGCCTGGCTGGACCCGGAGCGGATCGCCGCCCGTGGTCTGACCGCCGGCGATGTGGTTCGCGCCATGCGGGAACAGAACGTGCAGGTATCCGCTGGCCAGATCGGTGCCGAGCCGGTGCCGGACGGCGACTTTCTTACCCTGATCAACGCCCGGGGCCGGCTGGAAACCGTCGAAGAGTTTGGCGACATCGTTCTCAAACGTGGCAGCAACGGTGAGATCCTTCGCCTGGAAGACGTAGCCAGACTGGAGATGGGGGCCGGTAACTATACCTTGCGTTCCCAGTTGGACGGCAAGGATGCCGTGGCCATTGGTATCTTCCAGGCGCCGGAAGCCAACGCGCTGGAGATCCGGGATGAAGTGATTGCAACCATGGACGAACTGGCTGCCCGCTTCCCCAACGATGTGAAGTACGAAGCGGTCTACGATACCACCATCTTCGTGAGCGACTCCATCCAGGCGGTCATTGCCACGCTGTTGGAGGCGGTGTTGCTGGTGGTACTGGTGGTCACGCTTTTCCTGCAAACCTGGCGCGCCTCCATTATTCCGTTACTCGCAGTGCCGGTGTCGGTTATCGGCACTTTTGGCGCGCTTTACCTGCTGGGCTACTCCATCAACACCCTGACCCTGTTCGGCCTGGTGCTCGCCATCGGTATTGTGGTGGACGACGCCATTGTGGTGGTGGAAAACGTGGAGCGAAACATTGAGGACGGCCGGACACCCCTGGCGGCGGCTCACCAGGCCATGAAAGAAGTATCAGGCCCCATTATCGCCATTGGTCTGGTGCTGTGCGCCGTGTTTATCCCAATGGCCTTTTTGTCCGGCGTTACCGGCCAGTTCTATCGCCAGTTTGCGGTGACCATCGCCATCTCCACCGTAATTTCCACCATCAACTCTTTAACCCTGTCTCCGGCACTGGCGGCGATGCTGCTCAAATCCCATGAGGCACCCAAAGATCGGTTGCAAAGGGTTATCGATGCCCTGTTTGGCTGGATTTTTCGCCCCTTCAACCGTTTCTTCAACGCAAGCGCGGAGAAGTATCAGGGTGGTGTGTCGCGCTCCCTGCGTCGGCGCGGTGCGGTGTTTGTAGTTTATGCACTGCTGCTGGCAGGCACCGGGCTGATGTTCAAGGTAGTGCCTCCGGGCTTTATCCCGGTTCAGGACAAGCTGTACCTGATGGCTGGGGTTAAATTGCCTGAAGGCGCGTCGCTGGAACGCACCGACCAGTTACTGCAAAAGGTCACCGATATCGCCATGGCAACCGATGGCGTGGCCAATGCGGTCGCCTTCCCAGGCCTGAACGCTCTGCAGTTCACCAATACCTCCAATACCGGTGTGGTGTTCTTCCCGCTGAAACCGTTTGATGAGCGAAACCTCAGTGCAGGGGAGATCAATGCCCAGATCAACCAGAAGATCAGTGCGCTGAAGGAAGGGTTTGCCTTCTCCTTTATGCCACCACCGATCCTGGGGCTGGGTAACGGCTCCGGCTACCAGTTGTTTATCGAAGACCGGGCCAACCTGGGCTACGGCGCCCTGCAGAACGCAGTGAACCAGTTCCAGGGAGCGATCAGCCAGACTCCGGGTATGGGTTACCCCATAAGCAGCTACCAGGCCAACGTGCCACAACTGGATGTGGAAGTAGACCGGCTCAAGGCCAAGGCGCAGGGTGTGCCGCTCACGGAGTTGTTCTATACCCTGCAGACTTATCTGGGGTCCACCTATGTGAACGACTTCAACCGCTTTGGCCGCACCTGGCAGGTCATCGCCCAGGCCGACGCCCCTTATCGCGACAGCGTGGAGGATATCGCCCGCCTGCGTACCCGCAATAACCAGGGGGAGATGGTGCCCATCGGCTCTATGGTGGATATCCGCCAGAGCTTCGGACCCGACCCGGTGTTGCGCTACAACGGTTATCCAGCGGCAGATATCGCCGGCGAGGCAGACCCGCGGATACTGTCCTCGGCCCAGGCAATGGATATCCTGACAGCGCTGGCTGAGGAGACTCTTCCTGTTGGGATGGATTTCGAATGGACGGACCTCAGTTACCAGCAGGCCAACCAGAGCAATGCCGCCCTGGTGGTATTCCCGCTCGCCATCCTGTTGGTTTTCCTGGTGCTGGCCGCGCTCTATGAGAGCTGGACGCTGCCCCTGGCAGTGATCCTGATTGTGCCCATGTGCATGCTCTCGGCGCTGATCGGCGTTTGGTTTGGCGGTGGTGACAACAACATCTTTGTTCAGGTAGGCCTCGTGGTGCTGATTGGGCTTGCCTGTAAGAACGCCATCCTGATCGTGGAGTTCGCCCGGGAGCTGGAACTGCAGGGCCGCGGTGTGGTTGAGGCCGCACTGGAAGCATGCCGGCTGCGGCTGCGTCCCATCATCATGACCTCAATCACCTTTACCGCGGCCGTGGTACCGCTGGTGTTAGCGACCGGGGCGGGTGCCGAAGTCCGTCAAGCCCTGGGTACGGCGGTGTTTGCCGGGATGGTCGGGGTCACACTGTTTGGCTTGTTCCTCACACCGGTGTTCTATGTGGCCCTGCGTAAGCTCTCGGGTAGCCATCGCCTCAAGAGCCATCACACATCGACACTGACCTGTGACGACACACCCAATAGTGATGCACTTCCAGGAGGAAGCCATGCTTAA
- a CDS encoding efflux transporter outer membrane subunit produces MLKVFAITAVLSLLTGCAVGPEYKAPAIPEPEAYSEGRAMVAGDIGQQFFWQGFDDPMLERLIDQALEANHTLEAAVARYHRSAALLYGAEREQWPNVSVNAGASEQYLADIEQSPPGAGPERVQRFQAGIAATWELDLFGRLKRTIEAQRAELEAAGADLRAVQVALAGQLASSYFELRGLQQQYQVAQQSVALQRQSLDIVTARVRAGRGTEFDQVRARAQLEQTRAELANLQAGLRAAMHRIAILTGQPPTALVESLSSAGALPETLPVIPVDSPGEVLRRRPDVAAAERRLAAATARIGVATADLFPRFTLSGLMGSVAADTSDLFTASAETRRVALGIDWTFLNQGRVRARIEAAGAESRAALADYQQTVLEALEETETRLVRYQRAQQREQRLSLAMDNAERAVELARERYEAGLIGFFEVLDAEQEFTSVRDEDVRSRTAVVLAMVDVYRSLAGQPYAGGDSFLPGEGFRREPKHAIY; encoded by the coding sequence ATGCTTAAAGTATTCGCGATAACCGCGGTCCTTTCGCTGCTCACGGGCTGTGCCGTAGGACCGGAATACAAAGCCCCGGCCATACCGGAACCGGAGGCTTATTCCGAAGGCCGGGCGATGGTGGCCGGCGACATAGGCCAGCAGTTTTTCTGGCAGGGGTTCGATGACCCGATGCTCGAGCGTCTGATCGACCAGGCGCTGGAGGCTAACCACACCCTGGAAGCCGCCGTCGCGCGATACCATCGCTCGGCAGCTCTGCTGTACGGTGCCGAAAGAGAGCAGTGGCCGAATGTATCGGTGAATGCTGGTGCTTCCGAACAGTACCTGGCAGATATCGAGCAGTCGCCTCCCGGAGCTGGCCCTGAGCGGGTGCAACGGTTTCAGGCCGGCATTGCCGCGACCTGGGAGCTGGACCTGTTCGGGCGCCTCAAACGCACAATCGAAGCGCAAAGGGCAGAACTGGAAGCCGCCGGCGCAGATCTCCGTGCGGTTCAGGTTGCACTGGCCGGACAACTGGCCAGCAGCTACTTTGAGCTTCGGGGGCTTCAACAGCAGTACCAGGTTGCCCAGCAGAGTGTGGCGTTGCAGCGCCAATCCCTGGATATTGTGACCGCCCGGGTCAGGGCAGGCCGGGGCACTGAATTTGACCAGGTAAGAGCCCGTGCCCAGCTGGAACAGACCCGGGCAGAACTTGCCAACCTGCAGGCCGGCCTGCGGGCAGCCATGCACCGCATTGCCATTCTGACCGGCCAGCCACCGACAGCCCTGGTGGAATCCCTGTCTTCCGCGGGAGCATTACCGGAAACCCTGCCCGTCATTCCAGTGGACAGCCCCGGTGAGGTTCTTCGTCGGCGCCCGGACGTTGCGGCCGCGGAGCGTCGCCTGGCCGCCGCCACCGCCCGAATTGGCGTTGCGACTGCCGATCTGTTTCCCCGCTTCACTCTGAGTGGGCTGATGGGCTCGGTTGCAGCTGACACAAGTGACCTGTTCACCGCCTCTGCCGAGACCAGGCGAGTCGCCCTTGGCATCGACTGGACGTTCCTGAACCAGGGCAGGGTTCGGGCCCGGATTGAAGCCGCAGGGGCAGAAAGCAGGGCAGCTCTCGCTGATTATCAGCAAACTGTTCTGGAAGCTCTCGAGGAAACCGAAACACGGTTGGTGCGGTACCAGCGGGCTCAACAACGTGAACAACGTCTTTCCCTGGCCATGGACAATGCCGAGAGAGCGGTCGAGCTGGCCAGAGAGCGCTACGAAGCGGGCTTGATTGGTTTTTTCGAGGTATTGGACGCAGAACAGGAGTTTACCTCCGTTCGGGATGAAGACGTGCGAAGCCGAACGGCCGTGGTTCTGGCGATGGTTGATGTTTACCGGTCTTTGGCGGGGCAGCCATATGCAGGAGGTGATTCTTTTTTGCCAGGCGAGGGTTTCAGGCGTGAACCAAAGCATGCAATCTATTGA
- a CDS encoding NAD(P)H-dependent oxidoreductase has product MLTEELGPTERPINVLVILGHPRAESFCGALAEAFCQGARAAGVQLRRLDLSELDFDPHLHTPSPNDQPLEDDLCRARECFLWADHLVIVYPTWWGTAPALLKGFLDRLMAPGFAFKSCEGGIGYQGLLQDRSAQLITTMDTPPLVHRLLYRQPGKNALARATLGFCGIRPVRSLVFGSVKQANPDQREAWLARAERQGRRLQQGRISWMERLRHKTGAWLRSLRLQFYPMSWMAYAIGALAASPGSPVLGTSVFWAGYLCLFLLEVATVLVNEVVDLPTDQRNRYFNTFTGGSRVLVDGSLSLREVKTGIGVALLGLLASTIWLLTLSAAAPAAIIAVLGILTILAIGYTAPPLKLSYRGLGEADVAVTHSIGVLLCGYVFLGGALNDPTPWLLGVPMLLGILPSITLAGIPDLQADALASKGTLAVRLGFRNALRIALFFVLVSAATALAWQVWGLAGGAYNGIAWLVVPHAALLTWLLFRHIWTDRAAGRIDGLMVASLGYVVWFGLVPLLRLAL; this is encoded by the coding sequence ATGCTGACTGAGGAACTCGGACCGACTGAGCGGCCGATAAACGTGCTGGTTATTCTTGGGCATCCCCGAGCCGAAAGCTTTTGCGGAGCGTTGGCGGAGGCCTTCTGCCAAGGAGCGCGTGCTGCGGGGGTGCAACTGCGCAGGCTCGATCTCTCGGAACTGGATTTCGATCCTCATCTGCACACGCCCTCCCCCAACGATCAGCCACTCGAAGACGACCTGTGCCGGGCGCGGGAGTGTTTTCTGTGGGCGGATCACCTGGTGATCGTTTATCCCACCTGGTGGGGCACCGCTCCCGCCCTGCTCAAGGGCTTCCTGGATCGTTTGATGGCACCAGGCTTTGCCTTCAAAAGCTGCGAAGGCGGAATCGGCTATCAAGGGCTGCTGCAAGATCGCTCCGCACAACTGATCACCACCATGGACACTCCTCCACTTGTGCATCGGTTGCTGTACCGGCAACCCGGTAAGAATGCCCTGGCCCGGGCGACCCTGGGCTTTTGCGGCATACGCCCGGTGCGTTCGCTGGTGTTTGGCTCCGTCAAGCAGGCCAATCCGGATCAACGAGAAGCCTGGCTCGCGCGCGCCGAACGACAGGGCCGGCGGCTACAGCAGGGTCGGATCTCCTGGATGGAACGGCTGCGGCACAAAACTGGCGCCTGGCTGCGAAGCCTGCGACTGCAGTTCTATCCAATGTCCTGGATGGCCTATGCCATCGGCGCTCTCGCGGCCTCCCCTGGCAGCCCCGTGCTCGGAACGTCGGTGTTCTGGGCCGGCTATCTCTGCCTCTTCCTGCTGGAGGTGGCAACCGTGTTGGTCAATGAAGTGGTCGATCTGCCCACGGATCAGCGCAACCGCTACTTCAACACCTTCACCGGCGGGTCGCGCGTACTTGTTGATGGCTCGCTGAGCCTGCGGGAGGTCAAGACCGGGATTGGCGTTGCGCTGTTGGGCCTGTTGGCCAGCACGATCTGGCTGCTGACGCTATCGGCAGCCGCTCCGGCTGCCATTATTGCGGTGCTTGGCATCCTGACCATATTGGCCATAGGCTACACGGCGCCGCCACTGAAGCTCAGCTATCGCGGCTTGGGAGAAGCGGATGTGGCAGTCACTCACAGTATCGGCGTGCTGCTGTGTGGATACGTGTTCCTTGGCGGGGCCTTGAACGACCCCACACCGTGGCTCCTGGGCGTACCGATGTTACTGGGAATATTGCCTTCCATCACGCTGGCCGGCATCCCGGATCTCCAGGCGGACGCCTTGGCGTCCAAGGGTACCCTGGCGGTACGCCTTGGATTCAGGAACGCACTGCGTATCGCCCTCTTCTTCGTTCTGGTCTCCGCCGCAACTGCTCTGGCATGGCAGGTCTGGGGATTGGCCGGTGGCGCCTACAACGGCATTGCCTGGCTGGTCGTCCCGCACGCCGCGTTGCTGACGTGGCTCCTGTTTCGACACATCTGGACTGATCGCGCGGCTGGCCGCATTGATGGGCTGATGGTTGCTTCGCTTGGCTACGTAGTGTGGTTTGGACTGGTTCCATTGTTGAGGCTGGCACTCTAA